Genomic DNA from Candidatus Kapaibacterium sp.:
TTCGTTGAAGTCTGCATACCGGATGTCCTCTCCGTTGACTTCACCAACAGCCGCCGTCGCCAGGTTTCCGCGAAGATGGAGGACATTTTGCAGATCGGCGTCCGTCGCCACCATGAATGCAATGAATACGACGGCAAACAACGCCAGGAGGTACGGCGAGACCTCTCGCATTCGTGAAATGACGCCCATGAAAGCCCGCTGTGTAGTCAAGAAACCTTCCAGGGCTTGCAAAGTTACGAAGGACCCATCGGACGCATGCCAACTACTACACTAACCGCAGGTTGAGAGCTGTGTACTTCCGGTGGGTTGTATCTTTGTGCAGCACCAAAAACGACAGGCAGTCCAACTCTACGAGGGTCGTGATGCGAACGAAGTTTATCCTGGATGAGAGCCAATTACCACGAGCATGGTACAACATCCTGGTGGATCTCCCGGACCCCCTCCCTCCGCCACTCCATCCTGTGACCCTACAGCCTCTACGGCCCGAAGATATGGCTCCACTCTTCCCAGAAGACCTCATTCTCCAGGAAGCTGCAGCAGGCCCATATGCAACCCGCTTCGTGGACATCCCGGAACCTGTATTAGAAGCCTATCGCCTCTGGCGTCCTACACCGCTCTATCGCGCCCGCAGACTAGAGAAGCTCCTGTCCACACCCGCGGAGATTTACTACAAGTTCGAAGGGGTCTCTCCGACAGGCTCGCACAAGCCCAATACTGCAATTGCCCAAGCCTTCTACAACAAACAGGCAGGGATCCGGCGCCTAACGACAGAAACGGGTGCAGGACAATGGGGTAGCGCCCTAGCCTTTGCATGCCACTACTTCGGACTAGAGTGCAAGGTCTACATGGTTAGCGTCTCCTATCACCAGAAGCCCTACCGCCGCGTGCTCATGGAGCTCTATCGAGCCACAGTCGTTCCCTCACCATCTGCAGATACGAGTGTAGGCCGGCGCTATCTTGAAGAAGACCCGAACCATCCCGGCTCCCTTGGGATTGCCATCAGTGAGGCTGTAGAAGATGCCCTCCAACGTGAGGACACCCATTATTCCCTTGGCTCGGTACTCAACCACGTACTGCTCCACCAAACCATTATCGGTGAGGAGGCACTGCGCCAGATGGAGCTCGTCGGAGCATATCCCGACATCGTCGTCGGATGCGTTGGAGGTGGTTCCAACTTCAGCGGATTAGCCCTCCCCTTTGTGCGAGAGAAGCTCCTCGATGGACGCTCGACACGCATCATCGCCGTTGAGCCGACCGCTGCTCCATCACTCACCAAAGGCATCTACACTTACGACTTCGGCGATACGGCTCGCATCGTACCGCTACTCAAGATGCATACGCTCGGCTCCTCATACGTGCCACCTCCTATTCATGCAGGCGGTCTACGCTACCATGGAATGGCACCCATCGTCTCGTACCTCTACCACAAAGGGCTCATCGAAGCCGTTGCTGTCCCTCAGCGAAAGGCATTTGAAGCAGGTGTCCTCTTTGCCCAAGCCGAGGGAATTGTGCCAGCACCAGAAGCAAGCCATGCGATAAGAGTTGTGATTGATGAAGCGCTCCGCTGCCGAGAAGAAGGGGTGAAAAGGGTGATCCTCTTCAACCTCTGCGGCCATGGCCACTTTGATTTAGCTGGCTACCAGCGCTTCCTTACCGGGGAGCTGGAGGACTACGAATACTCGAAGGAGCTCATCGAGCGTGCTATTGCAGAGCTCCCAACAGTGCCCGAGCCTCTGTAACTGGGCACCATCCCTTCTCAAACAATGACTCCGGACTCTATCCGGCTGCAGATCGTAGCCATACAGCAGCTCGTCCTCCACGAGGAGACTGAGCCTGGACGAGTTGCTCAACTCCAATCCCAACTCCAGCAGAGCGGCATTCTTCGCAATCCCCCAATTGCTGCACCCTTAGAGGAAGGGACCTTCATCGTGCTTGACGGAGCAACACGGATCACAGCGCTGCGACAGCTGGGGATTCCTGCAGTTCCTGTCCAACTGGTTGACTACCCTGGACCTCAGGTCCAGGTCCGAACGTGGTGTCACTTCCTGCCAGGCTGGACATTGCCGCTCTTCCAACGAGTAGCTACTCAAGCAGGGTTTACGACGCTGCTTTCCCAATGGCCACAAGCACAAGAACTCCTTGCAGACCACACAGCCGTCGCGTGTGCGTTTGACCAAAACGGTGAAGCACTTGTGCTTCCTCCGGCGTCTCTTTGCCCCTCGCTCTGCTCAGCACTGCAAGCCCTGGTACGGGGCTACTCCCATCCTTACCCCTTCCAGCGCGTGGCGTGGGAAGAAATCCAGGAGCTCGTACAGCATGGAATCTATCAAGACGGCATCTACGTTGCATTTGCTCCTTTTACCCCAGAAGAGATCCGTGCCTTAGCCCTCCGGGGAGAGCTACTCCCAGCCGGGGTGACACGCCACACGATTGCTGGTCGCCTCCTCCGTGCAAATATCCCGTTGATGCTACTCCAGTCAGGACCAGCAGAGGCAAAAAACCAGCTTTTCCAGCGCTGGTGGCACAACCGTCTGCGCACCCACCGCTTACGCTACTATCCCGAACCCACGTTTGTCTTCGACGACTGAGCAAGGCCCACGGAGCCATGCTACAGATTGGGCGCTTCCAGATAGACGTCGTAGAAACCGGCCGTTTCGGCCTGGACGGTGGAGCGATGTTCGGGGTTGTTCCCAAACCTCTGTGGGAAAAGGCCTACCACCCTGCCGATCCGATGAACCGCATCCCAATGGCAGCTAGGGCATTGCTGATTCGGTGGGACAGTCATGCTGTACTCGTTGATACCGGTAACGGCTCCAAGATGTCCGAGAAACAGCGGCAGATCTATGCGATTGACTCTTCCCAGTACTCCCTAGAACGCTCACTCTCTTACCTTGGGCTCTCGCCAGAAGATATTACCGCCGTGATTCTCACCCATCTCCACTTCGACCACGCTGGTGGCAGCACCTACTACTCTCCAACTGGCGAATTACTTCCAACCTTCCCTAAAGCTCGCTACTATGTCCAACGCGATCACTTGCTTGCGGCACGGCACCCTACAGAAAAGGATCGTGCCTCCTTCATCCCAGAAGACTTTGAACCACTGGCATCCCTTGGACTGCTAGAACTTCTCGAGGGCGAAGGAGAGCTCTTCCCCGGCATCTATCTCCTCCTCACCCATGGTCACACCCGCGCGATGCAGCTCGTGCTTGTCAGCGATGAAGGGCGGCATCTCCTCTACTGCGCAGACCTCTGCCCGACAGCAGCCCATATTCCCTACCCCTACATCATGGCATACGACAACTTCCCCCTGACAACGCTGGAAGAGAAAAAGCGCATACTACCTAGAGCCTACGAAGAGGGCTGGATCCTCTGCTTTGAGCACGACGCCTTCGTTCAAGCTGGCCGCCTGCAGGTAACCCCAAAAGGATTTGCACTCGCCGAGCCTCTCACGATCACGACCTACGACCCGCTCCCACCTCAAGTGGGGTAAGGACCCGATCGGGGAACTGCTCGATGAACTCCCGCCATGTTCGGGGCCGTTGTGAGTCGACTCGGTAGCGGCGAAAGACATGGCAAAGTGCTACTGCCAAGGCGTCGGAGACATCATAGAAGCGTGATTGCTCCACTTTCTGCCCTGTGTCTTCGTCACTAAGCAGACGGTACACCATGTAGTGCACCTGCCCCTTTGCTGCATTCCCACGTCCAGTAATTGCCTGCTTGACTTCGCTAGGAGTATACTCGATGACTGGGATTCGTGCTAACCCCAGGCTCAGAAGTACAACGCCGCGAGCTTGAGCCAATTTCACTAGCGCTTGAGCATTCCGAGCATAAAAGCTACTTTCTACAGCCGCCTCATCTGGCTTCGTTTTGTGGAGAATTGATTGAAGTTGTTCGAAAATAAGGCTCAACTTTGCTGAAAGTCCTTCTGCTTGCTCCGTTGCTATAACGCCCTGCTCCACTATCCATATCCGTCCATCTTGCCAACCGATAACGCCATAGCCACATCGGATGCTGCCTGGGTCAATTCCAATGATCCGCAACGGCCTACGCATGTTGCAGCTCTTCCAGGAGAGCGTCGTCCATCTCGAAGTTGGAGTAGACGTTCTGCACGTCGTCCAAATCCTCAATTGTTTCCAAAAACTTCAGCAAACGCTCCGCCTGCTCACGCGTCTCTATGCGGACGGTGGTTTTGGGTAGCCACTCAAGCTTTGCCTCCTTAACGACCAGGTTGCGCTCTTGGAAGAACCGCTGGCAGTGGGCAAGCTCCGAAGGAGGACAGTAGACGATGTAGTTCCCATCACCTCTGACGACGTCATCAGCACCAGCCTCCAGAGCACACCCCAGCAGCTCCTCTTCAGATAAGCCACCAGTCTCTACATACAGGACTCCGCGGCGCTCAAAATTCCAGAGCACGGAGCCTGACTCTCCCAGGCTTCCCCCAAGCCGTGAGAGCGTCGAGCGAAGCTGCGAGACTGTCCGATTGCGATTATCTGTTGCAACCTCTATCAGCAGTGCCACACCGAAGGGACCATACCCTTCGTAG
This window encodes:
- the ruvC gene encoding crossover junction endodeoxyribonuclease RuvC; this encodes MRRPLRIIGIDPGSIRCGYGVIGWQDGRIWIVEQGVIATEQAEGLSAKLSLIFEQLQSILHKTKPDEAAVESSFYARNAQALVKLAQARGVVLLSLGLARIPVIEYTPSEVKQAITGRGNAAKGQVHYMVYRLLSDEDTGQKVEQSRFYDVSDALAVALCHVFRRYRVDSQRPRTWREFIEQFPDRVLTPLEVGAGRRS
- a CDS encoding MBL fold metallo-hydrolase is translated as MLQIGRFQIDVVETGRFGLDGGAMFGVVPKPLWEKAYHPADPMNRIPMAARALLIRWDSHAVLVDTGNGSKMSEKQRQIYAIDSSQYSLERSLSYLGLSPEDITAVILTHLHFDHAGGSTYYSPTGELLPTFPKARYYVQRDHLLAARHPTEKDRASFIPEDFEPLASLGLLELLEGEGELFPGIYLLLTHGHTRAMQLVLVSDEGRHLLYCADLCPTAAHIPYPYIMAYDNFPLTTLEEKKRILPRAYEEGWILCFEHDAFVQAGRLQVTPKGFALAEPLTITTYDPLPPQVG
- a CDS encoding YebC/PmpR family DNA-binding transcriptional regulator, with protein sequence MAGHSKWANIRHRKAVVDARRGKLFTRLAREITIAARLGGGDPEANPRLRLAIENARAANMPMENIRRAILRGTGELQGEHLEEVLYEGYGPFGVALLIEVATDNRNRTVSQLRSTLSRLGGSLGESGSVLWNFERRGVLYVETGGLSEEELLGCALEAGADDVVRGDGNYIVYCPPSELAHCQRFFQERNLVVKEAKLEWLPKTTVRIETREQAERLLKFLETIEDLDDVQNVYSNFEMDDALLEELQHA
- a CDS encoding TrpB-like pyridoxal phosphate-dependent enzyme yields the protein MRTKFILDESQLPRAWYNILVDLPDPLPPPLHPVTLQPLRPEDMAPLFPEDLILQEAAAGPYATRFVDIPEPVLEAYRLWRPTPLYRARRLEKLLSTPAEIYYKFEGVSPTGSHKPNTAIAQAFYNKQAGIRRLTTETGAGQWGSALAFACHYFGLECKVYMVSVSYHQKPYRRVLMELYRATVVPSPSADTSVGRRYLEEDPNHPGSLGIAISEAVEDALQREDTHYSLGSVLNHVLLHQTIIGEEALRQMELVGAYPDIVVGCVGGGSNFSGLALPFVREKLLDGRSTRIIAVEPTAAPSLTKGIYTYDFGDTARIVPLLKMHTLGSSYVPPPIHAGGLRYHGMAPIVSYLYHKGLIEAVAVPQRKAFEAGVLFAQAEGIVPAPEASHAIRVVIDEALRCREEGVKRVILFNLCGHGHFDLAGYQRFLTGELEDYEYSKELIERAIAELPTVPEPL